The segment caTTGTCAAtggtaggtcgtgccttacgagcctgactgaatttcttaaggatgtgactaaacacattgatgaaggaagagcagtagatgcagcatatatggatttcagcaaggcatttgataaggtaccccatgcaagacttattgagaaagtaaagaggcatgggatccaaggggacattgctttgtggatccagaactggcttgcccacagatggcaaagagtggttgtagacgggtcatattctgcatggtggtcGGTCACGAGTAgtgagcctcagggatctgttctgggacccgttcgcttcatgatttttataaatgacctggatgaggaagtggagggatgggttagtaagtttgctgatgacacaaaggttgggggtgttgtggatagtgtgaagggctgtcagaggttacagcaggacattgataggatgcaaaactgggctgagaagtggcagatggagttcaacccaggtaagtgtgaggttcattttggtaggtcaaatatgatggcagaatatagtattaatggtaaaactcttggcagtgtggaggatcagagggatcttggagtctgagtccaaGGGACACGCAAAGCAGCTGTgctgtttgactctgtggttaagaaggcgtacggtgtattggccttcatcaattgtggaattgaatttaggagccgagaggtagtgttgcagctatataggaccctggtcagaccccacttggagtactgtgttcagttctggtcgcctcactgcaggaaggatgtggaaaccatagaaagggtgcagagaaaatgtataaggatgttgcctggaatggggaaCATGCcatatgaaaacaggttgagtgaactcagccttttctctttggagcgacggaggatgagtggtgacctgatggaggtgtataagatgagaggaattgaccatgtggatagtcagaggctttttcccagggctgaaatgaaatagttgccacaagagcacacaggtttaaggtgcttggaagtaggttcagaggagatgccaggggtaagttttttacgcagagagtggtgagtgcgtggaatgagttgccggcaacagtggtgggggcggatacgatagggtcttttaagagacttttggataggtacatggagctaagaaaaatagagggctatggggaagtctagtaatttctaaggtagggacgtgttcggcacaacgttgtgggccaaagggcctgtatcgtgctgtaggctttctatgtttctatgctggaaatctcgagcaacacacacacacacacacacacacacacacacaaaatgctggaggaactcagcgggttaggCAACATTCATATAGAGCAATAGATACCATGTTTCAGCTAAGCCAAAGTAGCAGTCTACAGGAAGAAAATTGAGAAAATGCTTCATATTTTGGCCTTTCAGCTTGGCAGACAGAAGTTGAAATGTCTTTTTCCTCAGCAAATGTACCCTGAAATGCACTGAAAGAGGAGCCACTGATTCTGTCCCCAAGATTGAGCCATAAATGGTACAGGTTGTATGCAGAGAGTAATACCTCACTAGGAGAGTTCTTGTTATTTCCATCTCCACCCACAATGATGCAATTGCCCGTATCAATAGTCAGTCATAATTACAAAAAAGGATTTTTTCCGTAGCAAAACCACAACTGGTCATGAACAAAGAAAATTTTTGAATCCTGCGGACAGGTAGGAAGATATTCTTTACTTGAAAAAGGAAATTTAAAAAGTCTTGCGTTGAACCACATTGAAAAGACTTAGCTGCCTTATGGACATAATGTTGAAAATGCTTCTTTTTCTTCAAGGTATTCCCACAGTcaagaataaaaacaaaaaatgtaAAAGTGTATTCTTTCAACCCCTCTGTCCCATCAACTTGTTGAAGTGCCATCCGGTCAAAATTTCTACCACAACCATCCTGTTGACTACTATTTAGTGTTACTCTCATCAACAAATGAGAAACAGGTCCGTATCAATGTCAATTATCCACTTCCTATCCATCAAAAACTGTTGACATAAACTTTAATTCCTTCCACCTTTATCTATAATTTTCAAATGCATCAGTGATATTAataccaaaagaccataagacataggagcagagacAGATAATTCCGTCCATcatttctgctccaccattccttcatggatgatttattagcCCTCCCGACCCCATtttttctgccttcttcccatagcgtttgacacccttactaatcaagaacctatcaaattctgCACTAAGTATTCCTCTTCAAAAGGGAcacccttttttttttaatgaggttgtgccctctggtcttagactccccctactacaagaaacatcctctccacatccactcaatctaggcctttcaatattcaataggtttaaatgagatttccccttattcttctaaattacaCTGAGTACAaccccagagccaccaaatgctctTTATACATGAGCCCTTCACTCCTGGTATAATTCTCATGAAGCtgctctggactccctccaatcttttcttagatatggggcccaaatctgctcacagagCTCCAAGTGCAGACAGACCAATACCTTAAAAAGCCTAACCCTCTTAATTCAACATAACCTTCAATTCCTTTCATCACCATCAACATTATCAGCCATGTtgcatgacgtgggcgatcatggtcttatccataatcatgaatgttcttggcaaatttttctacagaactggtctgctattgctgccttctgggtagtgtctttacaagactggtgacccaagccattaccaatacttttCAGACTTTGTATGCCTGGCATCGGTGATCACATAAACCAagacttatgatatgcaccagctcctcatacggctatccaccacctgctcccatggcttcacatgaccctgatttggggggggggggggggaggaagcgGTAAGAGGGCtttgcaagtgctacaccttgcccaaggttgacctgcaggctagcagagagaaagagcatctggtagagacgtatctccagccCACTCCCACAATTCCCCTCCCTGTATCTATTACTCTCCAATGCATAAATGGTATTATAAATTCACTTCAATGCAGCCTATGGTGGCAGATTCCTAGGAGTTTCACAATCACCTCATTATTTGATACAACAATAAAATATTTGCAGTTCACAATAAAAGTCATTCCACTCCTGTGGAAAGGTTGTAGGATGgctcagtagtgtagtggttagcacaatgctttacagtgccacctCAAAGATCGAGGTTTAATTCCCTTCGCAGTCCGTAAGCTGCTTGTACGTTCTGCTCatggccacgtgggtttcctccagttgctccagtttcctcccacattccaaagacatacggttagTAAGACAAAGGATTAGTAACTTGTGGGTATGCTATATTGGCAGCACTTATGGACTTCCCCCAGCACAGTTCTAAAGACTGTGTATGTGGTTGTTCACCCAAatgctgcatttcactgtacgttttcatgtacatttgataaataaaGCATCATTAAATCTGTAAAATCTTTGAAAAGCAGGTGCCTTTTTCCAGCAAATGCAAATAAAGTTACTATAATTTCTTGAGATCTGGATGAATTGGAATAACCCATTGAACTGGCTTCATGTGCCACAAAGATTTGACACAGAAAGAAGATAGGAAATGTTCCTTTTAAAACAGTAAGTTGACAAACTCAGGTGCCACACAAGTGAAAGGCAAGTTTTACTTCATGCAGATTAATTTTTGTTTCATTTGAGGAAATGTGCTaccaccattgagctcatctataAGGAAGTAACAATCACAAcacgctggcggaactcagcaggtcgggcaacatccatggaaatgatcagtcgacatttcgagctggaacccttcgtcagaactgaagagggaaggggcagaggccctataaagaagatggggggagggtgggaaggagaaggctggtaggttccagatgaaaaaccagtaaagggaaagataaaggggttggggaggggaagcggggaggtgataggcaggaaaggtgaagaaggaataggggaaaacacaatgggtagtagaaggaggcagaaccatgagggaggtagtagacagctgggggaggggcagagtgaaactgggataggggaagggagggggagggaattaccggaagttggagaattcaatgttcatctATAAGGAAcattgccacaggaaagcagcgtccatcattaaggactcccagcctccaggccatgctctcttctcactgctgccattgggaaagtggtacagaagcctcaggtcccacatcaccaggttcaggaacagttattaccacttaattatcaggctcctgaactaatttcactcaccttaacactgaactgaatccacaacctacagactcattttcaaagtCACTACAATTCATGCTTTTAGTATTCTTTGTTTGCTCATCTCTCGCATTCTGTTTCATTTGCACAGCCTGACTTCTcatgcacattgtttgtttgtctatCTTTAAGTGTGCGTATTTTTTCATTGttcctattttatttctttgttttactgtgaacacctgcaagaaactgaatctcaataGGTGACAACCATGTACCTTGACGATCAATTTCGGTTGAACCTTCAACCAATGCGAAGACCAGTCCAACCTCAACTGTAGTACAGCGGTGACTCTTGCATTGACTCAAATTTAGTGGGTAAACTTCAAGGCACCAGTGACACATGAGAAAATGGAGCCCCACCATTAATATCCACTAGGGAcagatcatctctcattctttcccTGCTATACAGCAACACCAGGATCAACGTGAGATTCTGGATAACGTGAACAACTCCCACTGTCTTATCAGTGTGGGTAGATAGTATCAGAGTCAGAATCTGGTTTGCTATCTGTGATTAaagtcaagaaatttgttgttttgtggcagcacggCAAGGCAATACATAGAAAACCAAGAGGAAATATAAaaaaagtagtgtaaaaagagagcaaatagtcaggtagtgttcatagattcatggactgtctgtctgccgtttctttgtccaccattacctccactccagtgtcattttccaacgGTTCAATATCTACTGTTATCTCTCGTTTACACCAGAGTCCGTGGAGGAGAGGCTAGATTCGCTGATGTGCAGAactgcatccacaactctctgtagcatTTTGGGCTGAGCTTTTGGCATACCAAGCTGTTAAGCGTACAGATAGAATGCCTTCATATCTTTCATTAGGAGTTATagttccttaggagtttgaggagatttgggctGTCAACTGAAGAATTTGAAAACTTCTACCAATGTactatggacagcattctgactggctgcctcaccatctagtatgggggGATCCTACCGCACAACAATCAAAGTAAGATGCAGAAACTGGtacaattagtcagctccatcatgggtactaggctccgtagtatccaagacatcttcaaggagtggtgccttaggaaggtggcatccatcattaaaggtgtccaccacccagcacatgccctcttcataCTGTTACCAACTTATCTTGCCCATAGCTCATTATTCCTAACTGCACTTCTTTGGAacacaggaggaaaccagagcacccagaggaagcccttgtggtcacgggcagaacatgcaaactcctggCAGAAAACAGCAGGAATCAAATCTGGTTAGTGATCACAGGCGCCGTGATGTGATTGCGGTAACTGATGGGGGGGGGCAGTAACCTATCTGGGCACAGCAGTAGCAGCTTGGCCAATGGCACTGTGGCTGACTCTGAGGCTCAGTAGAGAACATTAAAGTCAGGTAgagtgatagtgataggagactcaatagttaggggtgtggggggggtggacatgagattctgcagctgtGAAAAAGAGGCCTGGTGGGTGCGTTGCCTCCTGGATGTAAGGGTCAAAGATGTCTCAGAGTAACTGCCAAATGTTCTCaagagggaaggtgagcagccaaagGTCATGATGCACATTGGCAtcaatgacacaggtagaaagggagaagaggtgagcacAGTGAGTACAGAGACTTAGGGAAGAGGCTCAAGAACAGAACCTCCTAGGTAGTAATCTCTCGTTTACGCCCAGTAccatgtgctagtcagggcaggaacgGAATGACAGTACAGATGAGTGGGTGGCTGAGGAAatgatgcagggggcagggtttcagttttcgggatcattgggatctcttctggagaaggtaacagaatcagaatcaggtttaatatcaccacaaATGTCGTAAAATTCGTTAACTTTAGAGCAgcggaacaaagaaatacatgttaaataaatatagagaacaagaAAAGCTGAGTTGTTGTTTTTGTTGAGCCTTGTTGTTGTTTAACTGTTAGTACCATTGAGTCATTGTCAACTCATGGTTACCCTATGGATACTGTAGCTGTCCATAGAGTTTTCGTGGACATATAtggattgccaggcctttcttccacgcAGGTACTGCTGCTACCCAAGTCGTTCAATCTTTGTGggatgagttaagaaactgcaagggtaaaggacattgatgggagtaatatacaggcttccaagcagtagctgagatgtggactacagattacaatggcaAAGAGAAAAGGTGTATCGAaaagacaatgttatgatagtcttgGGAGATTTTAtcttgcaggtagattgggaaaatcaggttggtaatggattggCAAGaaggtgagtttgttgaatgcctacaagatggctctttagagcagcttgtcaaTTGagctactaggggatcagctatactggactgggGGCTTCCCCGGCACATCGCAAACAATGACACAatatgtttcaacgtacatgtgacaagtaaaactaatctttatcttgTTTCTCATTAAGAATGACACTGAGGGCCAAGAGCTCAGATAGGTCCACTGTAGACTGCAGAACGCATGCTCCTCTGCATAAACTACAAACCCATCAACTCAACAACTAGCTCCTGCCCCATCTTGTCCAATCAAATGAGGAATGTCCCTTGTCCCTAATAGCACAGGATTAGTGTAAAAAAGTGATCAATGGAGAGTGcgaactcaatgggccgaataaaCTATTTCCACGTTATGAAAATGGGACTCTACTTTGGCCAGGCAATTTGATGTTTTATAAAATGTACCTTGGTAACAGATTTAATTAGAACTGTAGTTGGCTGATTATTGCAAAAAAGTATCCCACCATGAGAAACTTTACTTGGTAGAGAAGTGCAAAGTTGAGATACTGAGAACAGAACAGCCAGGAAGTGGTTTATGCACAAAGTACTGCATTGACCAGAAGTGAGCGTTATGGTTAGATTGGCCCCAgtttaaaagaaaacaaattctAGCAGACTGTGCTATTCATTTTGTGCATTGATCAACCAGACATTAAAGTCACAAGTGCTTCTTCTAACGGTGCAAAGATTTCTTCCAACGTCCCCAAGCTAAAGCGGAAGAGGAATTCAGTTTTCCATTGTACCAACAGGTTCGCCTCGTCCGCTTGGGAATGCAGGTGCGTTTTCTGCTTAATACTTGTCAGTAATCACTAACAAAGCAATTTATACATAGAGAAGATTCAGAATAGGGGAATGTCCCTTCAGAACTGAAATGAAGAGGAACTtccttaaccagagagtggtatatcagcagaattcattgccacagagggctgtggaggcgaagtcactgggtatatttaaagaggaggatgtcaggttcttgattggtaagggtgtcaatggttaaggggagaaggcaagagaatgggattgagagtgataataaatcctaACATCACtacggagcagacacaatggaccAACTGCCTAACTATACCTCTATGTCTTCTGGTCGTGGAAGTAAGAGATAGTTGCTTAAGAAGTGTTTAATATTAAGTTCAAGATCACAAAATCAAGGTCTTGTGTGTTTACAGCAGAATCCACTATTAGGCATGGGAAAACAATTTTGCTAACTGTGCCATGCGTCAGTGAGggtagcggggggggggggcgggtattgcgcatattttcctcgcatgaatatcgTGATAattcacttataagtcaatagcattgtaacattttaagtaacgtttggatattaaacacacagcgcaacaagacggtcccatcgaggggtaatgggagacagtgatactcaaagggggttccttatgtccagtctattctgcaatttagtttccATTGCagtcattgcagaaaaccccacttcacagagatatgacgttggaaatggaagcaacgttttcagtgctttcatggctatctcaggatattcagccttgactttgatccagaatgccggcagagatgttatgtcaaacatgcttttcagcccactgtcatttgcaagctcgaggagttgatcctcttcccgcgctgacatggatgattcactgggaacattcacaaatgggttatggacccattcctttgcacatcttgggtcatttgcgtttgggaagtaacgctcgaattctgtcgacagcaaAGGTAGGTGATCTCGCaacagctgtgagaaggacggtgcagcctcagtctctcccaagatcccagctaatgttgggaacatgtcagatATGCCCCCTGTCCACTTACCGTCCCCACAGtttcagtttggctttgaaagcaggcacttcatctgccaacttgaagacagttgtcattctcccctgaagtgacaaattgagttcattgagcaggttgaagatgtcacacagataagcgagttttgctatccactcctcgtcactgaagtgtgctgccagtggtgacttttttcctgaaagaaatcacTGTAgcggctctcttaactcaaaaaccctggccagggatctcctccttgatagccacctgacttcaatGTGTaggagaaggcgtttgtgctctgctttcatttcctcgcaaagctgctcaaacagacgtgagttaagacgacccgacgcaggctgggagaccatttcgttgaacacctacgctctgtccgccagagaaagcaggatctcccagaggtcacacattttaattccacgtcccattcccattctgatatgtctatccatggcctcctctactgtaaaaatgaagccacattcaggttggaggaacaacaccttatattccatctgggtagcttccaacctgatggcatgaacattgacttctgtaaCTTCCATTAGtgaccctcctccccttcttaccctatcccttatttatttattatttttttttccctttctctctctcttttttctccccctgtccctctcactataactccttgcctgctctccatcttcctctggtgctcccctcccccctttctttctccctaagcctcccatcccatgatcctctcccttctccagccttgtatctcttttacctatcaactttccaactcttagctccatccctccccctcccgtcttctcctatcattttggatctccccctcccactttcaaatctcttctttcagttagtcctgatgaagggtcttggcctaacacatcgactgtatctcttcctatagatgctgcctggcctgctgcattccaccagcattttgtgtgtgttgcttgaatttccagcatctgcaggtttcctcatgtttgtgagttaagggcttttgctttgatggaTTGATAAtttcaacaacgtcactcaatacgctgttaagatcaggtgacatttttcgactagccagcatttccctgtgtgtgacacagtgtgtagactggtaTTCAGGAGCAACCACTTTGACtcaggtagtgaaaccagacagccatccagtcatagctgcagccctgtctgtgcatattccaacacagaatgaccagccCAGTTTGCCTGACGTGTAGTCGTTCAAGgacttgaatagttctgccccagttgtgttagttggcagTGGCAGTGCACACAACATATCCTTGTGCACGTCATCTTGAAATATATATCGCATATAAACCAGCAGTATTGCCTTGTTGTTGACATCGGTAGACTCGTCGACCTGGATAGCACACCATGGTGACTCGTTAAGCAGTTCCAACAGCTGTACTTCGATGTCCCCCGCTTTGTCATccattctccttgaaactgtgacagctgaaagagaaacctgtgccatcttgttaaatgcagcttctcccaacagttcacggcacatgtccttggcagcaggcagaatcagttcttcaccaacagtgaaaggcttcttagccttagcaatacggctagccattAAGTACGATGCTCTcggagcagcagcatttgtggaggtggtggctctcagcacttgttTGTGTCCCGCTTGCTCGTGTTCTttctgctcaaaaaactcaacgggtttgtctttaggtgcagggtgcttggactgaagatgccgaagcagttttgagggcttcattgcctcaatagacagcttgtctccacgtaTCACAGACGGGGGCTTGGAGCATGCGAGTCActggtcgcaataaagccatattttatgtacgatttgtcgtattttctgttgaaggaagttttcttttttttttgcagtctctgcgttatcatcatcgttaggccttttatgtcccctaccacttcttccaaagaaactctcaagcgacgtttgtttttcactcatcgagtagttgtaggttaatgaccgactgatgacttcgcatgcattcaagttcaacagtgggcgtgacagggaatgaggaaaggtacagctgactcatattgtttcataccaccaaatcatattgtttccttgcggcccggtagcacgtgctttgcggtccggtggttggggaccactgccaaaAGTCACAGTTACTttgtttgcctttgggagacacttttcgGCCGGTGTAAATCTTTAGCATTACTgaagtcttctctaatggtatcttagaaaacagtctgttgtaatcagcctctggaattatggacaaaactAACCCTGTATTCCGCTCCACTTTCAGTTTTACACCCGGACACAtttattgtgatccagatgattttgtgatctgcttcagttatactatgcagttctaggcatgacagttcacctttgtcagaccctATGTTGTCTGgttctgttttacattcagtaactttatgcattgcttagttttgtgtttgggacttttcactcggttgtgctttttgtctgccttgcacattccctctctgtgaccttgtctgtgactattcctgcagactttttctttgaaccaacagtcacttacatcatgggaggatttaccACATCCATAGCATTTTTGGATTTTTGCACCATACAGGGACatattgtgcatttcacattctaaccttttttcctgtagttctgctgcatcctttgctgcagtgtCTAATGATATTGCCACggtctaaggttaggtctctttttgTCAGCAGCCTTATTTAAGTGCTTTgattatgcatgccacatacaagcccgtcccttaatgcatcagaaagtccatctctaaagtcatagAAAAGGGGAAATTTGCGcttttctgcaatgtattcagaaatgcttttaccttttgactggttccttttgtataatctaaatctctcagataTTGCAgtagtttagggctcaagtgattttgtaaaattgtgacAATTTCATCAAACGTCTTTGCTTGCTAGCTTTGCAGGGGTTACTAGGTTGTATAAGAGACTGTACGTTCTTAGGCCCATTAAGCTAAAAAGCATAAGGGCTTTCTTTTTCTCCTCAATATTGTCCACCCTCTCGATATATGACTCCCAGCTTTCACTAGTGCTatcaaatttgttaactttctTGGCTGAAGCCATCAccacgttattttcactttaaattcagcgcaTCTTTCACTGTTACCATGCACTGTACTCGCACATTTGTTAGCGTCTGGGATGCCCTTCTTGTGCTGTCTAACTCTCAGTGTTTCGTCCTGTAACTGTTGgtgcagtttgtgatattttctgacattcagactTGTACTTgacaccaatttgttgtgtctgtgcaggaCTATATATCAACTAAATAAAAGCATGCCCCCAGAAGTTGGCTCTAACTGGTATATTcacattgtgggggggggggagagggggagagggggagagggaggggggaggggggaggggggaggggggaggggggaagaacaatgtgcatgcatagacaacagcgcATGCGCAGACAACAGATAAATACGTAGTGCTAAGAGgtgggggtcattgctctaaaagaaatagatccatacgtcACACATGGTCAagatggtgggtgtccttgatgatgattAATTGGCCACTCTAAATTACTCTTGGTGACTCACTGGAGAATCAGAGGGGAGATGATAAGCATTTGTGAGAAGAGGTTACAGGGAAGTTAGTTGGGGGGAAATGTGACTGATTGTGCTGCTGAGAGTTAGCATAATTTCTACAGGTCAAATTGCCTCTAATGTTGGAACAAAGTAAGATATTACAGTAAGCagtgatgatcactgtctcaACAGAATCTTAAACTAACCTATTTCATCATCAATATATACAGTAGGTGCACCCATGGCAGCTTTGAAAGAAATCGACCCAGCTCCAAACGGAACTACAGCAGAGAATGAAACTACCTTCAACTGCAACATTACTTGGCAAGGTTTTGTGACATTTCAGATCATAGCCTATGTGATTATTTGTGTAATCGGAGTCATTCTCAATGGCCTTGCATTCTACGTGTACTTCTGTCACATTCCCAGTACCAACAACATCATCATCTACCTGAAGAACCTGGTCATAGCTGACAGCTTGCTGGTCCTCTCACTGCCGATAAAGATCCTCAGGGCCAGCAAGCCCTCCCTACACCTGAACAAAATTTACTGCGGCTTTACAGCATCCCTCTTCTATTTGAACGTGTACTCCAGTGTTTTATTCCTGGGTTTCATTGCAGCCACCAGATACCTGAAGATTGTCAGACCTCTCAACAGCCACGCTTTTCAAAACCTGAGGACTGCTAAGCGCCTCTCCCTGGTAACCTGGAGCATTCTCCTCCTCTTTGGGTTGCTGTTTGTAATTCTGACAAACAAGGGTAGCAACCTACAAAGAGATAGCCCTCAAATTTGTCAGAAAGTCCAAAAGGAACATAAGGCCATTTACTTGTTCACCCACCTTACAGGTTTGGTGACCTTCTTCCTTGT is part of the Mobula birostris isolate sMobBir1 chromosome 4, sMobBir1.hap1, whole genome shotgun sequence genome and harbors:
- the LOC140196188 gene encoding P2Y purinoceptor 14-like — protein: MAALKEIDPAPNGTTAENETTFNCNITWQGFVTFQIIAYVIICVIGVILNGLAFYVYFCHIPSTNNIIIYLKNLVIADSLLVLSLPIKILRASKPSLHLNKIYCGFTASLFYLNVYSSVLFLGFIAATRYLKIVRPLNSHAFQNLRTAKRLSLVTWSILLLFGLLFVILTNKGSNLQRDSPQICQKVQKEHKAIYLFTHLTGLVTFFLVLAGVGYCYSQISSQLHVSTFLQSLKMHAKAKNNILILLAVFFICFVPYHITKLPYLLSQTDVITNCDWKRVLYYVNESCLLLSTLNACFDPVIYFLFCKAFRAKLGLDTKVQEPNEISVPDNATHQQQEAIHSIPI